A genomic window from Gloeocapsa sp. PCC 73106 includes:
- a CDS encoding RES domain-containing protein, with translation MSLQDYIRPWSGYAVRHIPDRPEQPYDIYNFSYCGVSNENRWNIAGEPTLYLAKEKDIALAEYARHFRVDRTPSLAAKTYRRLVYRFEVRLNCVLDLTKAEVWQELSLEDAPECFAEKTIARATANFIRNTTTIQAIIVPSLAFLDNLEQWCLVLFLEKLPRDTREFLPSVVADGVFQIS, from the coding sequence ATGTCCCTTCAAGATTATATTCGACCCTGGAGTGGATATGCAGTTCGACACATACCAGACCGCCCCGAACAACCTTACGATATCTATAATTTTAGCTACTGTGGAGTAAGTAACGAAAACCGCTGGAATATTGCAGGAGAACCAACTTTGTATCTAGCTAAAGAAAAGGATATAGCTTTAGCAGAATATGCGAGACACTTTCGGGTTGATCGCACTCCCAGCTTAGCGGCTAAAACCTACCGTCGCCTCGTCTACCGTTTTGAGGTTAGGTTGAATTGCGTCCTAGATTTGACGAAGGCTGAGGTTTGGCAAGAACTCTCTTTAGAAGATGCTCCCGAATGCTTCGCTGAAAAAACGATTGCCAGAGCTACCGCTAATTTTATCCGCAATACTACCACTATTCAAGCAATTATCGTTCCCTCTCTTGCCTTTTTAGATAATCTAGAGCAATGGTGTTTGGTGCTGTTTTTAGAAAAATTACCTAGAGATACCCGCGAATTTCTGCCTTCTGTTGTTGCAGATGGAGTCTTTCAAATTTCCTAA
- a CDS encoding ABC transporter ATP-binding protein, whose translation MTDLLTVQEVYAGYISDLNILQGVNFSIAPGELVAVIGPNGAGKSTLAKAIFGLLKPNRGKIIYKGKSIAGLKSNQIVTRGMCYVPQTANVFPSLSIEENLEMGAYIRKGPLKELKNSVYNIFPILAERRRQAAGTLSGGERQMLAMGRALMLDPDLLLLDEPSAALSPLLVNEVFAQIKRINQQGKAVVLVEQNAKKALSMADRGYVLESGRDRFCGPGSELLSDPKVAALYLGSKG comes from the coding sequence ATGACCGATTTATTGACAGTTCAAGAGGTTTACGCAGGGTATATTAGCGATCTTAACATACTTCAAGGAGTAAACTTCAGCATAGCTCCGGGAGAATTAGTAGCTGTGATTGGTCCCAATGGCGCAGGAAAATCTACCCTAGCTAAGGCTATTTTTGGACTACTCAAACCAAATCGAGGCAAAATTATCTACAAAGGCAAAAGTATTGCAGGACTAAAATCTAATCAGATAGTGACTAGAGGGATGTGTTATGTACCCCAAACCGCTAATGTTTTCCCTTCTCTTTCAATAGAAGAAAACCTGGAAATGGGCGCTTATATTCGTAAAGGTCCTCTGAAGGAGTTAAAAAATTCTGTATATAATATCTTCCCTATTCTAGCTGAGCGACGACGTCAAGCGGCAGGGACTCTATCTGGGGGAGAGCGTCAAATGTTGGCTATGGGAAGAGCGCTCATGCTTGACCCGGATTTATTGCTTCTAGATGAACCCTCCGCGGCTTTATCACCGCTGTTAGTAAATGAGGTGTTTGCCCAAATTAAACGCATTAATCAACAGGGGAAAGCGGTTGTTTTAGTAGAGCAAAATGCTAAAAAAGCCTTATCGATGGCTGATCGCGGCTATGTATTAGAAAGTGGACGCGATCGCTTTTGTGGTCCCGGTTCAGAATTACTTAGCGATCCTAAAGTCGCTGCGCTTTATCTAGGTTCTAAGGGATAA
- a CDS encoding ferredoxin family protein gives MAHTIVTETCEGIADCVDACPVACIHPGPGKNIKGTDWYWIDFATCIDCGICLQVCPVTGAIVAEERPDLQKTPQ, from the coding sequence GTGGCTCATACAATTGTTACAGAAACTTGTGAAGGAATCGCCGATTGCGTAGACGCTTGTCCCGTAGCTTGTATTCATCCAGGACCTGGTAAAAATATTAAAGGTACAGATTGGTACTGGATTGACTTTGCTACCTGTATCGACTGTGGTATTTGTCTGCAAGTATGTCCTGTGACAGGAGCGATCGTTGCTGAAGAGCGCCCCGACTTACAAAAAACTCCTCAATAA